A window of Chrysoperla carnea chromosome 3, inChrCarn1.1, whole genome shotgun sequence genomic DNA:
gaatttgataaaagaatcCAAAAAATACGATCACACCATAAAAATTCGTGATCAGAATatagtgttttcaaaattttcataaaccaaaaatttgaaataaaaaaaagtgaaaatattaaaaagtttatttagaaGTTACGTTGAGTGGTactattgaaatgtttttacatgaacaaaatatttttattggatgTCTATCCACTAATTTCAGGCTCAAATATAAAGTACCTATGTGAATTcgagatattaaattttacctGAAAATTCTCTTATCTTTCGAGAAAATCgtataaaatacattcattGTCACTGAACAAAATTCGTTCAATGATTTAAGTAAGCAGCACTTAATAAAACGTTTTATACATAAAGCCATGTTTAcactaatttctttttataaaggttaatttacattaattaaattttacacaatataatgcattatttaCATTAAGTTTTAGCCCCTCTCCGTAATTCCTGCTGAAATCGACAATGTTTTtgctaataaacaaattttattctaaccaatacaggattttaaaacaaagatattatattacaaatgaTAAAATAGAGAGTAGATTTCAAAGTTTATATCggtttttgtgaaaaatggtTATAAGAAGAcgatttttggttttaaaagtaaagataatAACAGAAAAATTGTTTCCTTTAATTCTTTAAATCGTATAATGCCGCTTAGATTAGAGTTAATTTTTCACAGTTAAACTTTCAATGTAAACGTACTAAAGTTATCAATGTAAACATGGATTTAGCAATAAACAAAACGAACGACAGCTGAattaaaaaagacaattttaaatcttccctacaattttagaaaaatatgtttacaattttcaattaaaaataaaggttttttttttattattaaatattcctattaaaaattttcaagataattattttaaaactacgtTGTAATCATGATGTAAGTAGAAATGGTGTCCTAATTTCCAGCGTATACCTTCCCACATTTTTTTGTGTCTGAATctttataattatgtatatgggatttaattttttgaattctcgtttttggaattatgttccttaACGCACGTTCTCGTTCTggtttgtttgctggttgagaggtaaaaccgaaaaaagtgcaacaaagaaaaaaaaaagcgacACCAAAAACCTATAAGGATCCCGCCATGAAtattgagaaaatgcaaaaatagttttataactgtcaatttcaGAAGTTAAaactaacagagataatttaaagtaattacaatgaaatttttatgttatgtcataataaatatcctgatcaaatcaaacgtaatgtacgcacatattgggttgactactaaatcaaatgtctttttttaattaacactacaattaattcatacagtaaaaataagaaagctataaaattaaattttctaacgaATCAagcaagtatttgacttctaaaataccgtaaattttcagaaaataccttgaaattaaaaaacgtaaGCGCTACTTTTATAATgcaccaaggtacgaaaggaatatagttagAACATCCAGTTCTTactgggtgtcccacgacacttcTCGTTCCTTTTtacttatgttttaataaaagtaaattaccCTAACGATTAGGCTTCAGTTATACTTATTCCATTGAGTAGCGTTAACCAATCAGATATCATTACTTGTAACGTTACGTAACATACATACTTCTGATTGGCTAATGTAACCTAACACAACACCAGGGTTTTACGTCGCTTATCTCTTGAATGCTCTTAAAAGTTCATGGTATATTTCTttgcttttaaaagtttttttcttattacgACATTAGCTTGACGAATGCTTAATCTTTGATGGCATTGCTAAGCTGTCTCTACTTACATCATGATtgtaatcttttaaaaatatttttttacatttgaagtTGTTACGctgtcattaaatattattattaaaaaaaaaacaaacaaacaaaagaacATTTAGTATTGTTCTTCAGTTGGCGGTAACTGCCTTGATTGCACATCGTTGATAATTGGCACCAAAGCTTGCATTGAAAAATAACGTTTTCGATCGGTTACATCGACAGAAGTGACATGTTGAAAACAACATGGCTGAGAAATGTGTGATTTTGGTGGTAGAGGTGCAGGTTTTGGTAATTTTGGttgtttctttttctttctACCGGGTACTGATAGTGATATATTTTCTGGATCAGATACAAGACGTTCGATATGTGTCCACATATCGTGTGCTGCTTGTGCTGTATCAAAACTGAATCCAATTAATTGGCTATGATCAGATGATAAATACATTGTATGGAATGCTCGGCCAGATACTTTGTATGAGGTTAAATTATCAATTGTGTCACGCCATAATGTAAAACATGTACCACGTTCTGCTAACAGGATTTGTATACGGCGTTTATCACGTGATCGTGTTTCACCTGTGTCTAACAGCACAACTGGAATGCCTGTGTAACGAAGTTCCCATTCGGAATTTTTTGCTGTTGTGCCGACATATAGGTTTGCTAATGAACTGCAGACATatacctgaaaataaaaattaattatattaaatttaattttttctctagattATGTAAACACATTCTTCAAGTGCGGTGATAAATTATTGAGTATAATAGGTAACAACTAGCAGAATTTAGCATGGGTAAGTATCACCTTTAGTGGTTCGGCGATTTTCTAATTGAGTAAGTTACTGTATTTACtgtcaaattatgacaaaatatatttttacggGTACTGATAGTGATATATTTTACGTATTATGTTGCCTCTTTTGTGTAAGGTATTACCAGCATGGTAATCACTTGTCGACAGATTAGCCTATTTTATTTcacagactcagaataatgttagttttgagatcccgaagttgcagaatttttggtTGTTTAGATTGCGAGATAATCATCTGCAAAGTTAGCGATTTCCCCATTCAAGacatgtaaaactcactgtccttccagctattttttacgataaaaaaaattatcagaattgaaaaaaagaaggagagttgaaaggaatgctttacaaaaaacaaaaaataacactataccgttttttttttgagatattaattttgatgtaaattgtcaaaattgggaacttaGGCATTAATTATCTTAGCAGAAAAACTAAAGACATTGAATTCttatacacatataaaaaaattcgtttcccATTTTACTGAATGAATTATCCGATTTTCTAAGAAAGCAAGGCAACTTTCAAACATATTACAAATGTTCTGCTAATCCAGAGTAGATGGGTGGATATCGTATTAGACCCATAAAAATTAAGATTAGGTTCTGGAAATGGGtaacaaattattggaaataataTCAATACAGTTTCCATGTCTCCGTTcattttagttaatatttatttcccaTCTTTCTTCGCTCACGAAATAGAAACGAGCAGATGAGCACACAATTCTGTTAAAATTCAAAACTGAGTGAATGGGCTTATCGATACAAGAATTGTTATGTATAAAGTCGAAATGTATAGGATGTTCCAAAATAATGTATCCACATTTTTAATGCTCATGATCACATATCATATTATTTTGCCCTTTTCCTGGTGTCGCAGAATAAAAAATTGCTAAAGTCAGGCTAAGCTTGAGGAAGTACAATTCTGATCGAAGTTTCAAATAGTTACACCAACGTGATTCTCTATTAGACCTAGCGAAATATGTTTGAGGAAGGACGAACTACCCAAAATGTTCAAAGACTCCTTCCCAAAGGCCACAATCATTCAATTGTTCCATAAGAGTAATAGCAATCATGGAAAGGTTTCATTAAATCTCCTCGAAAAATTATTCGACAAGCGGTTCATCAGATAAGAATTCCAAAAATGAGCGTCGCAATAAGAAGCGTGccaaatgaaaaacaatatgaATTGCAATGATTAAGATAGTTTTGGGCTTTGTCCATCGGCGTTTATGTGGACCACAATAGTCAATTACATTTTCCATAGTGGCTGGTTTCTACTTGTGTTTACATTGCTTTGCATTTTGGAAAGGGACAAAAAGTATGAACTGAAAATTACCTGTGTTTTTAAACctctaaaaaatgtttccactTGTAAACGTTCGTTTTCTGTAACATGTCCTGATTGTGACATTGTATCAGATTCTTCACGATCAGCCTCATCAGATTCTGGTGGACCTTCACTGCCTTCTTCACGTTCACCATAACTACTGCCTGAAGCTGTTGTACTGGAATCACCTGCGCTGCCATCACCAGTGGATGATAGCCGACGTCGTGGTGGTATACCAGCATGATGATAAATTAATGCTTGATATGaatcatatttttgtgaaatttgtcTGATCGCATAATCAGGATTTTGTTTAATTCGTCCATGTACAGAGAGTGTTGCAGTCTTTTCTAATGTTGGACATGAAATTGTTGAATACATTGTATTCGAATTCATTTCAGCCATTCTGAAATTAAAACGAAAAgaacaactttaatatttttgattcattatagtataatttaaatattatacgggttaattttttaaagactgTGAATAGGCTATGTTTTACTGCCACCAGCAGTAAAAGCATTGAAAGAACAGAAATGACGATAGGGGATTTAAATACTGCGGAATGTAATTAATAACTTGGTCACCTGAAAGAATGTGTATACTTGAATGGACATCATGTCAATTACGTtttcttaaggatgtacaagcgccagtacaattttggataaaagtcttgatttaaaaaaaaattaaagtctaaatcaattctgaaatttttaggaggggggttgcccgattatttaaataaataaatgactacaAAAGAAGGCATATTCAGCATtggttttttggaaaattggtagatggatgatattttttttagatttctccaaaactagtcggtagaaattaaaaaaaaactatttaaattaaagttaaaaccataataaattattgaaaataaaaaaatccgttGTGCCGGACTAATTAAgggtgtatgagcacggtaatggggcacaccaattaaaaaaaaatatattttcaattttgatggtgaattatgttaaaacttgacaatataagaccaaaagtaagaatacaatttttcgatgtctagagtaatttttaatatattgaaaattgaaaattttgttcaattatttagcATTCAATACAGAAGtgtaaacttgccttggcgctcgtactatcttaattttattgaaagctTTATAAGTAGTAGTTTAATAATTTGCAGGTTTCTGACTTGGTACCACCAAGGGGAGCGATCTCTGGGGACGACGATCAAGACGTATACAAGGAGTTTTCATTCGAAGGAAAATATTATGGGGTGCTATTGGCATGTGCGTATCTAACATTTGGTCCAATGAGGAGCAAACAggaatttttggattttatggGCGGGATGGTAAATCAGAAGTTTATGGTCTAAAAATTCCATTCTACTGTATTTTGGCATAAGCACACACTTGGAAGTTAAAATCTATGGTATTTTCAGGGGGATGAACAGCCACCTTGAGTTACCTCACCTTCTCGGTACACTAATCGGTATtggtttttaaagtttaattctCCATCGAAGCGGACAGGTAACCGATATAgtattttatatgcatatagatTCAAATaaccataataatttattataatcccGTTGTTTGTATGTTATAGACAGACGTCAATATGTCTGCTATTGATGTCTAGTTTTGCATTAAATAAGAGGGAACAGCGTAGTACCTGGGatccatatttatatttatgccattttttaaaacatggtAATGGAGATGTCAATGCGTATAAGTGgcacattacaaaaaaaaaagactacAAGTTCCTGTTATGGATATTTcctattaattgtaaaattttgtgaGTTTTTACTATGATAGATCAGTGGCGGAGTACGTCATTTGACCAAAGGTACATGATGCTGAAAtatgacataaaataatatgcactGACATGCCAGAGATTTAGATAGAacgtgatttaaaaaataaaacacaatagcCTTCTTGCAGAAAATCGAatagtaaaatcaaaattttaagtaaactttggcttcatttagtttttttcacCTCTCCAAATTTGATCGGGAGACTCCAGAAAGGTCCCGTTCAAAACGAGTAATGTGACTTATGGTGGCATTATTCATGAACTAGGTACTACACATTACCCTATAAGTATAACGATTGCCCGTATATCCTTGTTCTAGATCTATTTTCTAGTTACCATCGATGATGGATGAATATGATGTAGTCAATGTAATTTTAACAACCATATGCAAGTTATTCtcagtaattatttaataaattattaattaaattttgaaatgcaaatttaatatacaagaatttatataataagatCTGAATTGAGGAGCTGGATGGAATAAGGGTATGGAATAAGTTTGAGaagtgtattttaataaaaactctaataaagataaaaaagaatACTTTATAGAGCAAATTTATATTTCTCAAGGTTAATCTTCtgcttaaaatttcttaaaaacagAAGAACAGAcaaattaattaggtgattaggtgtttgtagtatcaatatttgtaagcattataaacttgggactaaacttaatatactctgatatatttcatatttagggtaataaaaatataaccttGAGTGGAATATACGATTTGTCTCTACTAAATTATACTTAGGTActcattatttgaaaaactcGAAATATTTTCacctacaaaaaataatttactatatcaacttaaaaaataacgaaatctTGTTAagaaaagtatcattttttgtGTAGGTATatacgtataaaaaaattcggtgtcgcaggagctgcgttaactaaacgaattccctcagagattgaaaaaatatcacacatttttcttgaaatcgaatattattgcatttttaatttttcaagtatttttatttcaaaaactaagcgtttaaagaaaaaatcacaagagtactttattttgcttaaaactgataaaaaaatagaaaaatattttgtattttgaaaaaaattccaaatattttaatttgtttcccCCTTGTTTTGTTGCCCCCCcctatctgtcgatttttcttattaactgacctttcaaatatgaaaacccttcttgataccacaTTTAATTCAAATCAGACTTAAATTGCAACGTATAttcatatgtttatatattagctagtcatttttgacatctattaggtaggatcaaTCAatattcgaagaattttttttcaaaatttcatcatcagtacaaaataGCTACATTTTCTTCGGCAATTCGTTAAAAGAAGCGtaaactaagaaaaaaattgtttaaaaaaattattcattttatactttttcttattttttttgtttgttaaagtatagaaaaaagttgtttaatgaaatttttcctttataaaatataatttgccaatttattttagatacagGCGGTTCTATGAATACAGGTCTAAGCCTTAACGGTTATATATTTCTTGAGTCATTTTAAGTTGGGAAATGTCTCTTACCTTTTTTCTCAAATTCcattagataataataataatattaataacatagaTTAGAGGGATAATGCAAATGGCACTcagctaaaaaaatttgtaacacgGAGGCCTtaagtttaagaaaattcaaatcgaaatattcaacatatttttacgtttaGTCAGAACAATGTATAAAACACAACTTTtagatttatgtttttttcgttAACGATTTCTTGCGATTTTGCCAATTTgcgtaaagtacaaaattttgaatttttcaaaagaaaattttctcttgtattttttaatcagttttaaaaaaaagtaatattgtgATTTTTCCTCTAGaagcttagttttcgaaatgtaaatttttcaaacactaataatgtaatattagaTTTTTGAGGGGATTcactaacgcagctcctgcgctccgtttttttttgttttgataaaataattaatattgcagtGTTTAAGGCAATAGGGaaaatcgatgatttttttttcgccctttttaacaaaatatgaaaataccgtaaaagagattacaaaaagtgaaattaaaagtaaaattggcCAAGAAATACGTCTGATATAAATTACTAAGTAGACAGATAATAGACAGAGATCGAATTTGGTACTTGACGTCATCTCTGTTTtcctagaaagagatacaagcAAATATTGATGACTTCTATCTTGATTGTAAAACCAATGGTATTCCCCATTATGGAAAGTTATTTTCGTCAGCTGGGAAATTAATATTGTGGACCATAAGAGGTGCACTCACATGAACAGTCTGTTAGAATAAGtcgtcaaaattaacctaactgCAAAAGAACTATAGAAGCTAGATGCCAGAATCTTAACTTACTCAACTGGTGTAGATAATGAATTTATACTGCagactataaataatttatgtatttacgTATGTTGATATTATTTAGGATAGGAAAGAAAAATATGTGTAACGGaaggaaaatattaaatttgacgaATATTGTCGGTCGTTAGGCTTCATTGCGTTTGTTATGATATGCCGTGatgttatattatattgattctaataataactttttttttcttcctgaAAATAGATAATCGATAGTACGCAGAGAATTtcatatcaatttaatttttatccgatataatattatttattatcagcAGGTAATAAATATAGTACCAACTGCTTGCATATATTATAGcccattttgttatttattactcACTCGCAAGTTTGCTGCCCAACGTATTCGCCTGTAAAACTCTTCCTTCAAACATATGCTTTGATGGAAGCATTTCTAGCATTTTAGCAAAATTCATTTCTTAGTATCCGTTTTCGTCGTCTTTTATAGACCGTTTAGAGTTCTCAATTGGattgcccgcgtttttgacagtttaaaaaagttttaaaatttaatttaagtttttggcaagaaagcgtgtgtatttttccgaaataaatttttggtggctttttattagcaaaatcaacattttgaagtactttttcaaaaatagtggaataccctattgtcttgactatgaaacgtaaagatatattgaaaattttgatttaaattttcctaCCCTTTATAAGAACTTCTCTATAGGAACTCTATAGGAAGTTAATAATGATAACTTCTtacttttcatattaaattcatTGTCCACGCTTGACGtcatatcaattttattgattacatTTTGTTTCGCTATTATGGAcattttattaagtatattagaaaaaacaattgaattaaagaaatatcgttcatttaatttatattgtatttatttcctATTACTTTATTTGGTCGTATGTAATATCCGAACTCCTGTTTTTAGCTTTCTcgtctctttttttttatattcttaagcTCACTactacattctttttttttctcgttAGATTCGCGATTCGGTAAGATTGAAGTTACGCTGCAGTCCTTACTCGAATTTTACTTACGACACCAAATTAAGTACCtatgcaaattttaatgaattttgaatgaatagaaaattgaaaaaatttgtgaaattttaaaaatttagataactgttaatttataaaagttccaatttcaagtatagttagttatcgaagttatttttttgagaaatatcgatttagatTTAGTACCATGAACGAATTTGttcgtattaataaaattaataaaattacattatttataagaaattaatttattaattttattaatttattaaatttttacaattaaactgtAAAAACTATTATGATATATAAAAGTCATTATTTTAGAGAAATCATAATTAcctacttatattttgtaatgttttaaaatatcattttaataaaaatattatcacaaaacaaaacaaaattttttttaaaattttcttgcaaaattttctaaaatgtcaGAAATataatgtgaaatatttattacataattaaactaaatatctgTATTATTGCTTCtgtttgtaattattaattttataaaatagtaattaatttacaaaataccgtgcaataaaaaaattaagaactctgttataatctaaaaattgttgaaaatgccacctaataaataataaacaagtttttaatttagtcCAACGTTCGTGAACCAGTAAGTATCCAAATTGATGTAATAAAACGCAAGGTATAATCTCAATGAATAAAATGGAAGACTAAGTTCGAGTTTtctaaggaaaaaattaattaacgttACATTCTTTTCATtgagattatttaaatatatcttgAATCATCTGTTTTGTATATACAGATGTTGAAATAAGAGTATTTTATGAGAATGCAGGTAGGCTAAAGACTGATTGTCAAAGTGACTTTGTtatcgaataaattaaaaaataaatttttttttgtgaagagtaaaaaattttgatgcatATCTATTACTATCTATGTCTATTTCCAAGCTATTGGTAAGTATTGGAAGCTGTTGGTAAGTATGTTGTTATACCATTTTCagttttacatataattttggGTAGCTTATAAGTTTCAAGTACGCATAGTGAGTACCTTCATTATAAGAGCATAGTTCTAATCATTTACGTATTATCGTACATTGTTAACACGTTAAATAatgtcaataataaaatattacaatcgcgtgaccttgaaatattaattgcaattaaatattacaatgtCTATATAATTatgttcaatttattattataagatgTTGTTATAtcgttatttaaatgaaatcattaAATTCAGATGAATCATCCTTTAATTCATTCTTAAAATGTCTACGTAATGAACAATTAGATAGATTcacataaatcaaaaacgattTCATTAagttgttaacaaaaaaaagtatatttcttGTCCTAAATTTTGctagttataattttattatttctattgttACGTTATTTGAAAGCGGTTACAACCTATGAAAGGTTCTTTTTTAAGTTAGCTAGGTTTTTAAGCTCAATTTACTCCATAACtgataatcgatagatgaacactttaaatttcgAAAGATgctattgaataaaaaagtaacattttttgttcgaaacattttcccGCAAACAGTACAGTTTAGGCagaaacggactgaaaagttttacccaaaaattgttttttttttttcacttcgaAAAAACTTCGGTTTGTTTTTCTGTAAAGACTATTTTTGTTCGAGTTGAATGAATAAACGCTCAAAAAGGTAAATTTCTGCTATCAATTACgttctaaactattcggtttacaaaaaaattcgcgtgtttaaaaagaaaaacttgcgaatttaaagcgttcatctaatgtttgtcagctATGAATCAGATGGAGgctttaattgaacctgaaaagttagatcgaattcgatacTGGTATAAGGTGTATGCTTTtagaactaacatttttcgtgtgaagcattttccttgattaaatttatttatcgagtttcaaacatatgtcaacttaaaaaaaaaatactctgtatacacgtattaaaaagtaagaaaatgaatttttttaatgataaatgaaacggatattattagaatattatgcatatttaattttattaactgcAGGAAAAGTCATTTTCGTTTTCCTGTAATTACTGCCccatattattcaaatttaattcaatatttaaaaagggtaaaataattagcaaataaagttactttttaaccgacttcaaacaaaaaaggaggttctcacttcgactgtatttttgctacctcagaattttcgactgggtgaaccgattttgatgattctttatctatttgaaagctggtgcttcccgtgtagaatcatttcattttggtcaatttctaaaagtcttaaatttgcattaagtatgcacgacaagagaactaataactcaatatcacgccaaccgatttcgatgattctttttttagtgacaaattagtcaGCCTACTTCGGATtgactaaaaatcacaaaataaaaaaatcttttaacaaaaaaaaaaccaacttcaaacgaaaaactattccaaaacaaattaatatgcactaaaaagtaaaaaaataatattattttatgtagttaaaattattgttatttttgaagtcggtgtcagctaagctaatgtagcaaactgttctgtcagagttgtttccttggctgacaccgactccaaaaataacaataattttaactaaattatattatcgttatatttttacttttaactgtatattaatttgttttggaaaagtttttcttttgaagtcggttttctttttgttaaaagttttttttttttaatatatatttttcttgacAATATCGTTGGTGATATTAATAATTGCTCTATTAATATTAGTCAAGTTgggattttttataataaacaaagaagtaaaaaataaaatatcttaaaattaaggatttaagcatttaaaatatattatttgaattttttcgttGTCAAATCTAATTTTTTGGTGTAACTTTATTGCAACTTTCTTCTTATAGAATTTCATCCTCTATGATTACTCCACTCTACCTACTTATGCGATATTTTTTGAACACCCTGTGGAAAATGAGGTAATTTCTCATCAAATATAACTGGATTAGCTACCTAACGTATCTGTATTTATTGATGAGAAAGTaagagtatttatattttgcacAGATTTACTCTATTTAATCTACAATTTAATgtctcatataaaaaaatatcgtttttttttt
This region includes:
- the LOC123295424 gene encoding uncharacterized protein LOC123295424 encodes the protein MAEMNSNTMYSTISCPTLEKTATLSVHGRIKQNPDYAIRQISQKYDSYQALIYHHAGIPPRRRLSSTGDGSAGDSSTTASGSSYGEREEGSEGPPESDEADREESDTMSQSGHVTENERLQVETFFRGLKTQVYVCSSLANLYVGTTAKNSEWELRYTGIPVVLLDTGETRSRDKRRIQILLAERGTCFTLWRDTIDNLTSYKVSGRAFHTMYLSSDHSQLIGFSFDTAQAAHDMWTHIERLVSDPENISLSVPGRKKKKQPKLPKPAPLPPKSHISQPCCFQHVTSVDVTDRKRYFSMQALVPIINDVQSRQLPPTEEQY